The proteins below are encoded in one region of Paenibacillus albus:
- a CDS encoding sensor histidine kinase: MLSILVHEFHGLLYILTACMLILIVKPRALVKAKHRGLLFIVIFVLLSICYMLMETTEPLVFALYLIPILTALGAMFEGWLAGAVAWAAFLVCGYWIVGTEPIATVVGTSLLLLLGILFHHKWLRTCELSQLMYKALLLISIYVAVYVGIYYEQGYEVKLSELAVILAGTYLSTALVFFTYFQVRNHERMQEELYNAEKYQMIGQLAASISHEIRNPLTTTRGFLQMMGKPNINTEALERYRAHAIEGIEHANAIITDYLNYAKPSIEDARPIDVKAEINALIPWISPLSVMSTIEIKIIHEQEASCYIMGEPKKFQQCLLNLIKNAIEAMPGGGVLTITTRVDQANVYIQIADTGIGMNKLQLKRIGMPFFTTKEKGTGLGLMVVVSLVKVMGGQIVFNSKTGKGTICEIRYALYG, from the coding sequence ACATGAATTTCATGGATTGCTCTACATTTTAACGGCATGTATGTTGATCCTCATCGTAAAGCCGAGAGCGCTGGTTAAGGCGAAGCACAGAGGTCTGCTGTTCATCGTGATATTCGTGCTGCTAAGTATTTGTTACATGCTTATGGAGACGACGGAGCCACTCGTGTTCGCTTTGTATCTGATCCCCATTCTGACCGCCCTTGGAGCAATGTTTGAAGGGTGGTTGGCAGGTGCGGTTGCTTGGGCTGCTTTCCTTGTATGCGGTTATTGGATCGTAGGGACAGAGCCCATCGCCACGGTTGTAGGCACTTCCTTACTCCTGCTGCTCGGCATTCTGTTCCATCACAAGTGGCTTCGCACGTGTGAGCTCAGCCAGCTGATGTATAAGGCGCTGCTGCTTATCTCCATCTACGTAGCTGTCTATGTTGGCATCTACTATGAGCAAGGTTATGAGGTTAAACTCAGCGAGCTGGCTGTAATATTAGCGGGAACGTACCTTTCGACGGCGCTGGTGTTCTTCACTTACTTTCAAGTGAGGAATCATGAACGGATGCAGGAGGAGCTGTATAACGCTGAGAAATACCAGATGATCGGTCAGCTCGCCGCTTCCATCTCGCATGAAATACGCAATCCGTTAACGACGACGCGTGGATTTCTTCAGATGATGGGCAAACCGAATATTAACACCGAAGCATTGGAGCGCTATCGAGCGCATGCGATCGAAGGCATCGAACACGCGAATGCCATTATTACCGACTATTTGAACTATGCGAAGCCATCGATTGAGGATGCGCGTCCGATTGATGTCAAAGCAGAAATTAATGCGCTGATCCCTTGGATTTCACCGCTATCTGTCATGTCGACCATCGAAATAAAGATTATCCATGAGCAGGAAGCCAGCTGCTACATTATGGGGGAGCCGAAGAAGTTTCAGCAGTGTCTGCTCAACTTGATTAAGAATGCGATCGAGGCGATGCCCGGCGGCGGCGTGCTCACCATTACGACACGGGTTGACCAAGCGAATGTATATATTCAGATTGCCGATACCGGCATCGGCATGAACAAGCTGCAGCTGAAGCGTATCGGGATGCCCTTCTTCACGACGAAGGAAAAAGGAACGGGGCTCGGCCTCATGGTCGTTGTCAGCCTCGTCAAAGTGATGGGCGGTCAGATCGTGTTCAACAGTAAAACGGGAAAAGGCACGATTTGTGAAATTCGTTATGCTCTCTACGGATGA